Proteins from a genomic interval of Arthrobacter sp. CAN_C5:
- a CDS encoding ABC transporter substrate-binding protein gives MATIRTKKALLPIAALSVLTLALSACGGGAADDSEGGGNEPAADCAAYDTYGTFEDTEVSVYATIVDTEAELLENSWADFSECTGVEVVYEGSKEFETQIGVRSQAGNPPDIAIFPQPGLLAAEVAGGNVLPAPSEVEALVDENWSEDWKGYGTVDDVFYGAPMLANIKGYVWYDPAVFTEMGWEIPETLDEMMTLTEDIAADGTMKPWCAGFESGEATGWPGTDWVEDYVLRQAGPEVYDQWVNHEIPFNDPQIAEAFDSVGEILKSEEFVNGGIGDVRSILSTPFADAGQPVLDGTCAMHHQASFQAANWPEGTTVAEDGDVWAFMTPGVEAGSSAVTGGGEIIGAYADRPEVVAFQTFMASGEFANARVSQGSGISANLALDPSVATSDLDRQSIELLQSEDTVFRFDASDLMPGAVGANSFWSGIVEWINGTETEEVLDTIEGTWPQ, from the coding sequence ATGGCGACAATTCGCACCAAGAAAGCGCTGCTGCCGATCGCGGCACTGAGCGTACTGACACTGGCCCTATCGGCCTGCGGCGGCGGGGCAGCCGACGACAGCGAGGGTGGCGGCAACGAGCCAGCTGCTGACTGCGCGGCTTACGACACTTACGGCACCTTCGAGGACACCGAGGTGAGTGTCTACGCAACCATTGTGGACACCGAGGCTGAACTGTTAGAGAACTCCTGGGCGGACTTCTCAGAGTGCACCGGGGTGGAGGTGGTCTACGAGGGATCGAAGGAATTCGAAACCCAGATCGGAGTCCGCTCGCAGGCAGGCAACCCGCCGGACATTGCGATCTTCCCGCAGCCGGGCTTGCTCGCTGCCGAAGTAGCGGGCGGCAATGTCCTACCTGCCCCGTCCGAGGTGGAAGCCCTCGTGGACGAGAACTGGTCCGAGGACTGGAAGGGCTACGGCACAGTCGACGACGTCTTCTACGGCGCTCCCATGCTCGCGAACATCAAGGGCTATGTCTGGTACGACCCGGCAGTCTTCACAGAGATGGGATGGGAAATTCCTGAAACACTCGACGAGATGATGACCCTAACCGAAGACATCGCAGCTGACGGCACAATGAAGCCGTGGTGTGCAGGCTTCGAGTCGGGTGAGGCGACAGGCTGGCCGGGCACCGACTGGGTTGAGGACTACGTCCTCCGCCAGGCTGGTCCGGAGGTCTACGACCAGTGGGTGAATCATGAGATCCCCTTTAACGATCCGCAGATAGCCGAAGCGTTCGATTCCGTGGGCGAGATCCTGAAGAGCGAGGAGTTCGTCAATGGTGGTATTGGGGACGTGCGCTCGATCCTTTCGACACCGTTCGCTGATGCCGGCCAGCCGGTTCTCGACGGTACGTGTGCAATGCACCACCAGGCATCGTTCCAGGCCGCCAACTGGCCGGAAGGAACAACAGTTGCTGAGGACGGCGACGTTTGGGCGTTCATGACGCCAGGCGTAGAGGCAGGGAGCAGCGCAGTTACCGGCGGCGGCGAGATCATCGGCGCCTATGCCGACCGCCCCGAGGTTGTTGCGTTCCAGACCTTCATGGCCAGTGGAGAGTTCGCCAATGCACGAGTGTCCCAGGGCAGCGGAATCAGCGCCAACCTTGCGCTTGACCCATCGGTGGCAACCTCTGATTTGGACCGGCAGTCAATCGAACTGCTTCAGAGCGAAGATACGGTCTTCCGGTTCGACGCATCGGATCTGATGCCGGGTGCGGTCGGCGCTAACTCCTTCTGGAGCGGCATTGTGGAGTGGATCAACGGTACCGAGACAGAGGAAGTCCTCGACACCATCGAAGGCACCTGGCCTCAGTAG
- a CDS encoding glycoside hydrolase family 13 protein, whose protein sequence is MTASAPVVGRSTDTPATQSPWWADAVIYQIYPRSFADGNADGMGDLPGVRSRLPYLRNLGVDALWLSPFYVSPQADAGYDVADYRDVDPLFGTLADFDSMLAEAHDSGMKVIVDLVPNHTSDEHDWFKAAKAAPVGSPERDRYIFRDGKGSAGELPPNNWQSIFGGNAWTRLDDGQWYLHLFDTKQPDLNWDNPEVRAEMVSVLRFWLDRGVDGFRIDVAHGMVKAEGLPDWAEQARMIDGGHSDQPADSDGVSTEKTPPYFDQPGVHDIYREWNKVLAQYDGDRMLVAEAWVEPAERLFRYVRHDEMQQAFNFDFLLAGWDAAQLTSSITESLTEAGKVGAPSTWVMSNHDTVRHTSRFGLEDPTQFPKGLGSQHEQPDESLGLARGRAAALVMLGLPGSAYLYQGDELGLPEHTTLPDGVREDPTYARTSGSEIGRDGCRVPLPWVAEAPGFGFGVYDAVSAPGAAPWLPQPTSFAGYAADRQVGVDGSTFELYRSTLGLRRRHGLGTGRLEWTPLNSPQEGVLCYRNGEVLVFANMGGETIDLPNDHRVILSSSEAAVDGGRLTADASVWLVAAESAESAESAESAG, encoded by the coding sequence ATGACTGCCTCGGCACCCGTTGTCGGCCGCTCGACCGATACACCCGCTACCCAGAGCCCGTGGTGGGCGGACGCGGTGATCTACCAGATCTACCCGCGGTCCTTCGCGGACGGCAACGCCGACGGCATGGGCGATCTGCCCGGAGTCAGAAGCCGGCTCCCCTACCTCAGGAACCTCGGGGTGGATGCACTCTGGTTGTCCCCGTTCTACGTCTCGCCGCAAGCGGACGCCGGGTACGACGTCGCCGACTACCGCGACGTGGACCCCCTTTTCGGTACGCTCGCCGATTTCGATTCAATGCTCGCCGAGGCCCACGATTCCGGCATGAAGGTGATCGTTGATCTGGTTCCAAACCACACGTCGGACGAGCATGATTGGTTCAAGGCCGCCAAGGCCGCGCCGGTCGGCTCACCGGAACGTGACAGGTACATTTTCCGCGATGGCAAGGGCTCAGCAGGCGAGCTGCCACCGAATAACTGGCAGTCAATCTTCGGTGGTAACGCCTGGACACGGCTCGACGACGGCCAGTGGTACCTGCACCTCTTCGACACCAAGCAGCCGGACCTGAACTGGGACAACCCCGAGGTGCGGGCCGAGATGGTCTCGGTGCTGCGGTTCTGGCTGGACCGCGGCGTGGACGGCTTCCGCATCGACGTCGCGCACGGCATGGTCAAAGCCGAGGGACTGCCCGACTGGGCGGAGCAGGCCCGCATGATCGACGGCGGACACTCCGACCAGCCTGCCGACTCCGACGGTGTCAGCACCGAGAAGACCCCGCCCTACTTCGATCAGCCGGGCGTGCACGATATCTACCGCGAGTGGAACAAGGTGCTGGCCCAGTACGACGGGGACCGCATGCTGGTCGCCGAAGCCTGGGTTGAACCGGCTGAACGACTCTTCCGCTACGTCCGGCACGATGAGATGCAGCAGGCGTTCAACTTCGACTTCCTGCTGGCCGGCTGGGATGCGGCCCAGCTGACCAGCAGCATCACCGAGTCGCTGACAGAGGCGGGAAAGGTGGGCGCGCCGAGCACCTGGGTGATGTCCAACCATGACACCGTCCGGCACACCAGCCGGTTCGGTCTGGAGGACCCCACCCAGTTCCCCAAGGGGCTGGGCTCACAGCACGAGCAGCCGGATGAGTCCCTCGGCCTGGCGCGTGGCCGTGCCGCGGCACTGGTGATGCTGGGCCTTCCCGGCTCCGCCTACCTCTACCAGGGTGATGAGTTGGGGTTGCCGGAGCACACCACACTTCCCGACGGCGTCCGTGAGGACCCCACCTACGCCCGCACCAGCGGAAGCGAGATCGGTCGGGACGGGTGCCGCGTGCCCCTGCCCTGGGTGGCGGAGGCCCCGGGCTTCGGCTTCGGCGTGTACGACGCCGTCAGTGCACCGGGCGCGGCCCCCTGGCTGCCGCAGCCGACCAGTTTTGCCGGCTACGCCGCCGACCGACAGGTGGGCGTGGACGGCTCCACGTTTGAGCTGTACCGCAGCACCCTCGGCCTGCGCCGCAGGCATGGGCTGGGAACGGGCCGCCTTGAGTGGACCCCCCTGAATAGCCCCCAGGAGGGGGTGCTCTGCTACCGCAATGGCGAGGTCCTGGTCTTCGCCAACATGGGCGGCGAAACGATCGACCTTCCGAATGACCACCGGGTGATCCTGTCCAGCAGTGAGGCGGCGGTCGACGGCGGTCGGCTCACTGCCGATGCGTCGGTGTGGCTGGTGGCCGCAGAGTCCGCAGAGTCCGCAGAGTCCGCAGAGTCCGCAGGTTAG
- a CDS encoding DUF6286 domain-containing protein, whose product MTQLTQRAVRRELHSSRAAPSIAAAVLISAFCLYVMFEAALKATGQNPWLVGPDRAAGWLGSLSDNVAAAPLVGAGLLVFVVGLLFFLNAVLPGRRARHTIPNPRTAIMVDAEVLASALARRARVAAGVTGDQVMVTVGRRAVEVQVRPTSGVPVDVEGVRGVVEDELRKTSVEPLPVVRVAAAPSGVIGQ is encoded by the coding sequence ATGACGCAGCTGACCCAGCGGGCGGTGCGCCGTGAGCTACACTCCTCACGCGCTGCACCCTCTATCGCGGCGGCGGTCCTCATTTCCGCATTCTGCCTTTACGTGATGTTCGAGGCCGCCTTGAAGGCCACCGGGCAAAACCCGTGGCTGGTCGGCCCGGATCGGGCGGCCGGATGGCTGGGCAGCCTCTCCGACAACGTTGCGGCGGCACCGCTGGTCGGCGCCGGACTGCTGGTATTCGTCGTCGGGCTGCTGTTCTTCCTCAACGCTGTGCTCCCCGGACGCCGGGCCCGTCACACCATTCCCAACCCGCGCACCGCTATCATGGTGGACGCCGAAGTGCTCGCGTCGGCCCTGGCCCGCCGCGCGCGGGTGGCCGCCGGCGTAACAGGAGACCAGGTGATGGTGACAGTGGGACGCCGCGCCGTCGAGGTGCAGGTGCGCCCCACGTCCGGCGTACCCGTCGACGTCGAGGGTGTTCGCGGTGTCGTCGAGGACGAACTGCGGAAGACGTCCGTTGAACCGCTGCCAGTCGTCCGGGTGGCAGCCGCGCCGTCGGGGGTGATCGGCCAGTGA
- a CDS encoding DUF2273 domain-containing protein produces the protein MTPTAVGIAIGAILAFTALIFGFWGFLLMTLFLAVGALLGRVAEGKLDLGSVRDALTGRRSSS, from the coding sequence ATGACTCCCACAGCAGTTGGCATAGCGATCGGCGCCATCCTCGCCTTCACCGCCCTGATCTTCGGGTTCTGGGGCTTCCTCCTGATGACCTTGTTCCTAGCCGTCGGGGCCCTGCTCGGTCGGGTCGCTGAAGGCAAGCTGGATCTGGGTAGCGTCCGTGACGCGCTCACAGGCCGCCGCTCGTCCTCGTGA
- a CDS encoding Asp23/Gls24 family envelope stress response protein, producing MDERRTPPPQRRPMDELPRFPHDSPSGEVALANDHEVATGGRTTIADPAVAKVAAIAARKVPGVYSLGTGTGRALGAIRDAVGGSDLSQGVQVEVGETQVAVDIVLVAEYGHPLTGVADQVRAAVYHGVQELAGLQVIEVNVEITDVHVPGLNDPKSPDKSRTAG from the coding sequence ATGGATGAGAGACGGACACCGCCGCCGCAGCGACGGCCGATGGATGAGCTTCCCAGGTTCCCGCATGACTCACCCTCGGGCGAGGTGGCGCTGGCGAATGACCATGAGGTTGCGACCGGCGGACGAACCACCATCGCCGACCCCGCCGTCGCGAAGGTCGCAGCTATCGCCGCACGCAAGGTCCCGGGCGTCTACAGCCTCGGTACCGGGACGGGCAGGGCGCTCGGCGCCATCCGTGACGCCGTCGGCGGCAGCGATCTCAGCCAGGGTGTGCAGGTCGAAGTTGGCGAAACCCAGGTTGCCGTGGATATCGTTCTGGTGGCTGAATACGGCCATCCCCTCACCGGCGTTGCCGACCAGGTGCGCGCCGCCGTCTACCACGGGGTGCAGGAGCTGGCGGGGCTACAGGTGATCGAGGTCAACGTCGAGATTACCGATGTTCACGTCCCGGGTTTGAATGATCCCAAAAGCCCCGACAAATCCCGCACAGCAGGTTAG
- a CDS encoding acyl-CoA desaturase: MTTLTERTKTTPAVTRPGALAATGHPLVRPPAAAHLSDEQVAELGRELDAVRDEVLAKRGATDAAYIRRVIKVQRGLEIGGRAALLVGRNKAAWVAGTAMLSVAKILENMEIGHNVLHGQWDWMRDPDIHSTTWEWDFVTPARSWQHTHNDLHHRWTNVVGKDRDVGYNLLRMDADQPWTPFNLGNPLYNAILAPVFEWGIALYDLELPEFKEGLKSKEAMNRDLKAVGVKAVKQFTKDYAATPAVAMLTGSGKQALYGTLAANAIRNVWAHAVIFCGHFPEGTDTFTEEMVEGETRGDWYVRQMIGSANISGSKFMHLMTGNLSHQVEHHCFPDLPSNRYAEVAVKVKEICNRYGLPYTTGPLPKQVASTWAKVFKLALPDSGPFSLKKKAAPAGVS; the protein is encoded by the coding sequence ATGACCACACTGACTGAACGCACCAAGACCACGCCTGCAGTTACCCGGCCCGGGGCGCTCGCCGCAACTGGGCATCCACTGGTGCGGCCGCCGGCCGCCGCGCACCTGTCCGATGAGCAGGTCGCTGAACTGGGTCGCGAGCTGGATGCGGTCCGTGACGAGGTGCTCGCGAAGCGCGGAGCCACCGACGCCGCCTACATTCGCCGGGTCATCAAGGTGCAGCGCGGGCTGGAGATTGGTGGCCGCGCCGCCCTGTTGGTCGGACGCAACAAGGCAGCCTGGGTGGCTGGCACGGCGATGCTGAGCGTCGCCAAGATCCTCGAAAACATGGAAATCGGGCACAACGTCCTCCACGGGCAGTGGGACTGGATGCGAGATCCAGACATCCACTCCACCACCTGGGAATGGGACTTCGTCACCCCAGCTCGGTCCTGGCAGCACACCCACAACGACCTCCACCACCGCTGGACCAACGTGGTCGGCAAGGACCGCGACGTCGGATACAACCTGCTGCGTATGGACGCTGATCAGCCGTGGACCCCCTTCAACCTGGGCAACCCGCTGTACAACGCCATCCTGGCACCCGTCTTCGAATGGGGGATTGCGCTGTACGATCTGGAGCTCCCCGAGTTCAAGGAAGGGCTGAAGTCCAAGGAGGCCATGAACCGCGACCTCAAGGCCGTGGGCGTGAAGGCTGTCAAACAGTTCACCAAGGATTACGCGGCCACCCCTGCGGTCGCCATGCTCACCGGCTCCGGCAAGCAGGCGCTGTATGGCACGCTGGCCGCCAACGCCATCCGCAACGTCTGGGCGCACGCGGTGATTTTCTGCGGGCACTTCCCTGAAGGCACCGACACGTTCACCGAGGAAATGGTCGAGGGAGAAACCCGGGGCGACTGGTACGTCCGCCAGATGATTGGGTCAGCCAACATCTCCGGCTCCAAATTCATGCATCTGATGACCGGCAACCTGTCGCACCAGGTGGAGCACCACTGCTTCCCCGATCTGCCGTCCAACCGCTACGCGGAGGTTGCCGTGAAGGTCAAGGAAATCTGCAACCGCTACGGACTGCCCTACACCACCGGACCGCTGCCCAAGCAGGTTGCGTCCACCTGGGCCAAGGTGTTCAAGCTCGCGCTGCCTGACAGCGGACCCTTCTCACTGAAGAAAAAAGCCGCACCAGCGGGCGTCAGCTAA
- a CDS encoding ferredoxin reductase encodes MIRLRRLARAASVLTTPLTAEDVLALFNPVYSSRQLRGVVTKVVSETPDSVTIAFHPGWGWKAHQAGQWARIGVELDGVRHWRSYSLSAAAGEDPAITVTDAGAVSGVLVRNTKPGDILFLAPPQGEFVLPEHPRPLLMLTAGSGITPVMSMVRTLVPRRPDADVVLIHSARTPADSLFLEELNELADQFSNLRVTHLFTAERGRLDFQSDADLESLCPDWRERAAYACGPEGFLDEAEALWAAQPELTPEHTASERSTLTIERFSTNLAGGDGHDGGLVQFEASDREVEADGDTPLLDVGEDAGVLMPSGCRMGICHSCLTPLRAGQVRDLRTGEVHGEPGQLIQTCVSAAAGPVNLDL; translated from the coding sequence ATGATTCGGCTCCGTCGACTGGCTCGCGCCGCATCCGTCCTGACCACTCCTCTCACCGCTGAAGACGTTCTTGCGCTCTTCAACCCGGTGTATTCGAGCCGTCAGCTGCGTGGTGTGGTCACTAAAGTCGTGTCCGAAACCCCAGACTCGGTCACCATCGCCTTCCATCCCGGGTGGGGATGGAAGGCCCATCAGGCCGGCCAGTGGGCCCGCATCGGGGTTGAGCTGGACGGCGTCCGCCACTGGCGCTCCTATTCGCTCAGCGCCGCAGCAGGAGAAGATCCTGCGATCACCGTGACCGACGCCGGGGCGGTATCGGGTGTCCTGGTGCGGAACACCAAGCCCGGCGACATCCTGTTCCTCGCACCCCCGCAGGGTGAGTTCGTGCTCCCGGAGCACCCCCGACCACTCCTGATGCTCACCGCAGGAAGCGGCATCACCCCGGTCATGTCAATGGTGCGCACCCTGGTGCCACGCCGCCCGGACGCCGACGTCGTCCTCATCCACTCTGCCCGGACGCCCGCGGACAGTCTGTTCCTTGAGGAACTGAACGAACTGGCCGACCAGTTTTCCAACCTCCGCGTGACCCACCTGTTCACCGCCGAGCGGGGCAGGCTCGACTTCCAGTCCGACGCCGATCTCGAGTCGCTCTGCCCCGACTGGCGGGAGCGTGCGGCCTACGCCTGCGGCCCCGAAGGGTTCCTCGACGAAGCCGAGGCGCTGTGGGCTGCCCAGCCCGAGCTGACACCGGAGCATACGGCCTCCGAACGGAGCACGCTCACGATCGAGCGGTTCAGCACCAATCTGGCTGGCGGCGACGGGCACGATGGGGGACTCGTGCAATTCGAAGCCTCCGACCGCGAAGTCGAAGCGGACGGCGATACACCACTTCTCGACGTCGGAGAGGACGCCGGAGTCCTCATGCCCAGTGGATGCCGCATGGGCATCTGCCACAGTTGTCTCACCCCATTGCGTGCCGGACAGGTTCGTGATCTGCGCACTGGGGAAGTCCATGGGGAACCCGGCCAACTAATACAGACGTGCGTTTCGGCAGCAGCCGGACCCGTCAATCTGGACCTTTAA
- a CDS encoding CdaR family transcriptional regulator: MSSMPLDDPANIALDPPWLALPAEISGLLRPLMPGVVEAIIEAVPQLVPTYARPIEGRFGRGLRRGVAVALERFLQLPGTHLPALSEESRQLVAGLGSGEFRQGRSMDALLSAYRMGARVTFREMSRISMKENLGLDVVVNLGESILAYIDELSAVSAEAYAFEQSERAGAVDRRRTELLELLLLGQADEAALRQAASIADWALPAQMTVVTLPLDRAAGLRRQLDPGSLLVERETDAVVLVPTRDTPSTRRALSKALQGRSAAVGPAGGWERVPDSLRLAVLAATVFPPREGPADPPVWADEHLAQVILGAEPTAITELAQRRLAPLDGFRPAQRERLVQTLLSWLKHWGQRAPIAAELQIHPQTVGYRLTQLREAFGEDLENPQVRFELQLALNAGRR, from the coding sequence ATGAGCTCAATGCCCCTCGATGACCCGGCTAACATCGCCCTGGATCCGCCCTGGCTCGCCCTCCCGGCGGAGATCAGTGGGCTACTCCGACCCCTGATGCCGGGGGTGGTTGAAGCGATCATCGAGGCGGTGCCCCAACTGGTCCCCACCTATGCCCGGCCCATCGAGGGCCGGTTCGGGCGGGGGCTCCGCCGAGGGGTAGCCGTCGCACTGGAACGCTTCCTCCAGCTTCCCGGCACCCATCTTCCCGCCCTGTCGGAGGAGAGCCGCCAGCTGGTGGCGGGCCTGGGCAGTGGCGAATTCCGTCAGGGACGGAGTATGGACGCACTTCTCAGTGCCTATCGGATGGGTGCCCGGGTCACCTTCCGGGAGATGTCGAGGATCTCCATGAAGGAGAACCTCGGTCTCGATGTGGTGGTGAACCTGGGCGAGTCAATCCTTGCCTATATTGACGAGCTATCAGCGGTCAGTGCCGAGGCGTACGCGTTTGAACAGTCCGAACGCGCCGGTGCCGTTGACCGACGGCGAACCGAACTCCTGGAGCTACTCCTCTTGGGGCAGGCTGATGAGGCGGCGCTGCGGCAGGCGGCGTCGATCGCCGACTGGGCGCTCCCGGCACAGATGACCGTGGTTACCCTCCCCCTTGACCGGGCGGCGGGATTGCGGAGGCAGCTGGACCCCGGCTCGCTCCTGGTTGAACGGGAAACAGATGCGGTGGTGCTGGTTCCTACCCGGGATACACCATCGACGCGTCGAGCGTTGTCGAAGGCCCTCCAGGGAAGGTCTGCGGCTGTTGGCCCTGCTGGGGGCTGGGAGCGCGTACCGGATTCGCTGCGGCTGGCGGTCCTCGCCGCTACGGTCTTCCCGCCGCGGGAAGGGCCCGCTGATCCGCCGGTCTGGGCTGATGAGCACCTCGCCCAGGTGATCCTTGGCGCGGAGCCCACCGCAATCACCGAACTTGCCCAGCGCCGCCTGGCCCCACTGGACGGCTTCCGGCCTGCCCAGCGGGAACGGCTGGTGCAGACGCTCCTGTCCTGGTTGAAGCACTGGGGCCAGCGGGCTCCGATTGCTGCCGAGCTGCAGATCCACCCCCAGACGGTGGGCTACCGGTTGACCCAGTTGAGGGAAGCGTTCGGCGAAGATCTGGAGAACCCCCAGGTCCGGTTCGAACTGCAGCTGGCATTGAACGCTGGCCGTCGCTGA
- a CDS encoding YtxH domain-containing protein — translation MKNKLVFVAGMAAGYVLGSRAGRESYEQLKTKADELWNNPKVQETVADTTSTLKNKMPEVQEQAGGAVKKARETVTGALHRSDKADDAKTSPSAGSASTGPSGGNPAKVEETPFQNQDDDTRPNTV, via the coding sequence TTGAAGAACAAACTTGTATTCGTAGCAGGCATGGCCGCAGGCTATGTGCTCGGCTCGCGTGCCGGCAGGGAAAGCTATGAGCAGCTCAAGACCAAAGCCGATGAGCTGTGGAACAACCCGAAGGTACAGGAGACGGTCGCAGACACGACCTCGACCCTGAAGAACAAGATGCCCGAGGTGCAGGAGCAGGCTGGCGGCGCCGTCAAGAAGGCCAGGGAAACCGTCACGGGCGCGCTGCACCGCAGCGACAAGGCGGACGACGCCAAGACCTCACCGTCCGCTGGTTCCGCATCGACGGGCCCCAGCGGCGGCAACCCGGCCAAGGTCGAGGAAACACCGTTCCAGAACCAGGATGACGACACCCGCCCCAACACCGTCTAG
- a CDS encoding alpha/beta fold hydrolase, translated as MARAGFQPIAPDLRGEGWIELPFSAISRTQRAADVLTLLDSLGHDRVKVASHDMGAITTYQLALNFPDRVSAQVVLAVPPPQLKFSPDMAPA; from the coding sequence CTGGCCCGCGCGGGGTTCCAGCCGATCGCTCCGGATCTGAGAGGCGAAGGATGGATCGAACTGCCCTTCAGCGCGATCTCGCGGACGCAGCGCGCAGCGGATGTTCTGACGCTGCTTGACTCGCTTGGTCATGACCGGGTGAAAGTGGCGAGCCACGACATGGGTGCAATCACTACGTACCAGCTCGCCCTGAACTTCCCCGACCGCGTTTCTGCCCAGGTAGTCCTCGCGGTGCCACCCCCACAACTGAAGTTTTCTCCCGACATGGCCCCGGCATGA
- a CDS encoding metallopeptidase family protein, with protein MRPSGGGSTVVSVPIEITLEDFESAVDDAIDQIPEDLMRTMNNVAIFVREEYEPGPGEDPDTELLGLYEGTPLTERDSWWEAGSLPDSISIFRQPLMRHCETREELIEEILITVIHEVAHHFGIDDDRLHELGWG; from the coding sequence CTGCGGCCATCCGGCGGCGGCAGTACAGTCGTGAGTGTGCCGATAGAGATAACCCTTGAAGACTTCGAGTCAGCTGTGGATGACGCGATCGATCAGATTCCCGAGGATCTGATGCGCACCATGAACAACGTCGCCATCTTTGTGCGGGAGGAGTACGAGCCCGGTCCTGGCGAGGACCCGGACACCGAGCTCCTGGGACTCTACGAGGGCACCCCTCTGACCGAACGTGACTCCTGGTGGGAGGCCGGTTCCCTGCCGGACAGCATCAGCATCTTCCGGCAGCCGCTGATGCGCCATTGTGAAACCCGCGAGGAGCTCATAGAGGAAATCCTCATCACGGTCATCCACGAAGTGGCCCATCATTTCGGAATCGACGACGACAGGCTGCACGAACTGGGCTGGGGATAG
- a CDS encoding cation transporter: MATRPATRRSTYGYQRPEVLAALANAIILVVIAVVIIIEALRRISTRPDIRTDVMIVTAMIGAAANLACLLSLRDGQTESLGVHDIHAWTITSGVPVFSAHVVVDGGTLHAEGVDQVLDRLTHCLRNHFATAPSRSNQPNMPSTKPANMPDRTRMCDTPRRKARK, encoded by the coding sequence ATAGCCACCCGCCCCGCCACCCGACGAAGTACCTATGGGTATCAACGGCCTGAGGTACTCGCGGCCCTCGCGAATGCGATCATCCTGGTGGTGATCGCCGTTGTCATCATTATCGAGGCGTTGCGGCGCATCTCGACCAGGCCCGACATTCGTACCGACGTGATGATTGTGACCGCGATGATCGGCGCGGCTGCCAACCTGGCCTGCCTCCTGAGCCTGCGTGACGGCCAAACGGAAAGCCTGGGGGTTCACGATATTCATGCCTGGACCATCACCTCAGGCGTTCCGGTCTTTTCAGCCCATGTGGTGGTTGACGGCGGAACCCTCCATGCGGAGGGAGTGGATCAGGTTCTTGACCGACTGACCCACTGTCTTCGAAACCATTTTGCCACTGCACCTTCCAGATCGAACCAACCGAACATGCCGTCCACGAAACCCGCAAACATGCCTGACAGGACGCGGATGTGTGACACGCCGCGCCGGAAAGCCCGGAAATGA